A genome region from Gigantopelta aegis isolate Gae_Host chromosome 3, Gae_host_genome, whole genome shotgun sequence includes the following:
- the LOC121392761 gene encoding toll-like receptor 13 → MHTSPVADQNVPTTQDVPLPQPFNVMIAQSGLLTSVYNSFLFHLFFLFPQETNMIWLLYMVCVILLNSRCTASTSSTGLDCPHVCTCRGSTAVCGEKDFGLTEIPSLPENIRRFIFLNGNIPLVNRKVLSPVSKCRLLSMTLRSDNITRLSSDAFTDFTVLQKLDLSGNRIPANMLRDAFRALSNRLQSIVLRRMGIAALPRDMFLDLKDHIVHIDLSDNILEHVFDNDSLLQGLSVLNQLNISYNSITFFSSSNVNLRGLHLSSNRLTEIPDFCLSNGSARYRELERVNLGSNSIQSLDNSSFSCLENVKYLYLGYNGMKVLPNNTFRSMKNLKVLQMSHQELTEIDELAFYSDSLLDLDLSHNYRLSSIMFPGNLPFQWVPKLSKLNLQNTHLDMLPASSLSEMFSQLKAVKKLDLQNTKLKALPASLSEMHTLEALILATNHLATWNSTTFANLTHLKYINLNKNGIRLINETSFPFETRASLKTVNLGNNDFLCTCELQWFRTWMTEVIKNKTVKFVKYPESYWCAAPKPLRLDKYNPTYAECHNYQSNAYIIASAVIGCFVLLLVVALVVVYRCRWRLRSYIYSKPQYQRLSGRDEQFVYDAFVVYCDTDSTWVINELVPFLETDHNIKLCIHQRDFLPGSLVADNIRNFMVKSKKVILVVSNDFARREWCQFETRMALNMEKKVIVVVRETVSTPNVFKPLRPLLANPGRIQWQDGQDGCRRRLLHEMNKNR, encoded by the coding sequence ATGCACACCAGTCCTGTAGCAGATCAAAATGTCCCAACTACCCAAGATGTTCCACTCCCTCAACCATTTAATGTAATGATTGCTCAATCAGGTCTTCTAACGTCAGTATACAACagttttctttttcatcttttttttctttttcctcaGGAAACAAATATGATTTGGCTGTTGTACATGGTTTGTGTGATCCTACTTAACTCGCGCTGCACCGCATCAACGTCATCCACCGGCCTTGACTGTCCCCACGTCTGTACCTGCCGTGGATCCACAGCCGTCTGTGGAGAGAAAGACTTTGGTTTGACGGAAATACCGAGTCTACCGGAGAACATCAGACGTTTCATCTTCTTAAACGGCAACATACCACTCGTAAACAGGAAGGTGTTGTCTCCAGTTTCAAAATGTCGCCTCCTTTCCATGACTCTACGCTCTGATAACATCACTCGGCTGTCCAGCGACGCATTCACGGACTTCACCGTGCTTCAGAAACTCGACCTTTCGGGAAATCGGATACCGGCGAACATGCTGAGAGACGCGTTTCGGGCTCTTAGCAACCGGTTGCAGTCGATTGTCCTCAGAAGAATGGGTATAGCTGCTCTTCCTCGAGATATGTTTCTAGATCTGAAAGACCACATCGTGCATATTGATCTCAGCGACAACATTCTGGAGCACGTGTTTGATAATGACTCTCTTCTGCAAGGGCTGTCAGTATTAAATCAGCTGAACATCAGCTACAATAGCATCACATTCTTTTCGAGCAGCAACGTGAATCTTAGAGGTTTGCATCTCAGCAGCAATCGGCTGACGGAAATACCCGATTTCTGTTTGTCCAATGGCAGTGCTCGTTACAGAGAACTTGAGAGGGTGAACTTGGGCAGCAATAGTATACAGTCACTGGATAATTCATCGTTTTCGTGTCTCGAAAATGTTAAATATCTCTATCTGGGATACAATGGAATGAAGGTTCTTCCAAATAATACCTTCAGAAGTATGAAGAATTTAAAAGTTTTACAGATGAGCCATCAGGAACTGACAGAAATTGACGAACTGGCGTTTTATTCCGACTCTCTTTTGGACTTAGATTTATCTCACAATTACAGGCTATCTAGCATAATGTTTCCTGGGAATCTTCCTTTTCAGTGGGTACCTAAGCTGTCCAAACTGAATCTTCAAAACACCCACCTTGACATGCTTCCCGCTAGTTCGTTGAGCGAAATGTTTTCGCAGCTGAAAGCTGTTAAAAAATTAGATCTGCAAAACACTAAATTAAAGGCACTCCCTGCCTCTTTGTCAGAGATGCATACACTAGAAGCATTGATTCTAGCGACAAATCATTTGGCTACGTGGAACAGCACAACATTTGCTAATCTGACGCACCTGAAATACATAAATCTTAATAAAAACGGAATACGGCTTATTAATGAAACGTCCTTTCCTTTTGAAACGAGGGCAAGTCTCAAGACTGTTAACCTGGGCAACAACGACTTCCTTTGCACGTGCGAACTGCAGTGGTTTCGCACTTGGATGACtgaagtaataaaaaataaaactgttaaatttgTGAAGTATCCAGAGAGCTATTGGTGTGCGGCTCCAAAACCTCTTAGATTGGATAAGTACAACCCGACTTACGCCGAATGCCACAATTACCAGTCGAATGCTTACATCATTGCAAGTGCAGTCATCGGATGCTTCGTGTTGCTATTGGTTGTCGCGCTGGTGGTCGTGTACCGTTGTCGTTGGAGGCTCCGCTCTTACATCTACTCGAAACCTCAGTACCAGCGTTTGTCGGGGAGAGATGAACAGTTTGTCTATGACGCCTTTGTGGTGTACTGCGATACCGATAGCACCTGGGTGATCAATGAATTGGTACCATTTCTTGAGACAGATCACAACATAAAGTTGTGTATCCACCAGCGAGATTTCCTCCCAGGTAGTCTGGTTGCCGACAATATAAGGAATTTCATGGTAAAAAGCAAGAAAGTGATTCTGGTCGTGTCCAATGATTTTGCGAGAAGAGAGTGGTGTCAGTTTGAAACCAGGATGGCGCTAAACATGGAGAAAAAAGTGATCGTCGTAGTTCGGGAAACTGTCTCTACACCAAATGTATTCAAACCTCTACGACCTTTGCTCGCCAATCCCGGTCGCATTCAGTGGCAAGACGGACAGGACGGATGTAGGCGGCGTTTATTACATGAGATGAATAAGAACAGATAA
- the LOC121369101 gene encoding toll-like receptor 13, with the protein MTWLGLLLTTATVVGGLVHCLTPSLLCPSVCECNFKTKTAICGLKTHGLSYIPAIPGYVRRFALLNGNISTVDRQVMSPVSKHRLLSLTLATSQIRNISEDVFEDFQNLTYLDLRENSIPVQLLQPAFRSLGDSVRNVVLRNMNIRFIPFNLFQTKNAKNIKHLDMGNNDRLVAEFCRPNGSSVYSHLGYINLQNTGIQSINSGSFSCLNSIRHIELSENPITVLGNNSFSNLPRLNKLHLMKLQSLKTIEELAFNSTSLEELILSGASKFRDSTFPGDFPFKWAPRLMQLQLQRTRIGLSKNALRSMLLQLKSITYLNLQKTWLYELPPDTLGKLPNLIRLDLQGNYLPTWSDRTFANVTRLQYLNLAGCRISTINETSFPVEMLKSIKKFNLGSNPFFCNCDLLWFRTWMNDAMRNKSICFVNYPRTYYCKNLGSIHLNRFNPTHASCVVLSPYIIAAIAVSAFAVVLSAVSLVVYRNRWNIRYCMYSRRRCQYQKLPGRDTELKFDAFVSFDSHDIDWMMTEVCSFLENDLGLKLCIHRRDFEGAKMIIDNIMDCMEQSKKTILVVSNDFARSHWCRCEVQLALYDHFKNGKDVVIVIREPVTKKLMFKSLKALFASTTYIQWEDSRTVKEVFRCRLAKAMGCRGVNI; encoded by the coding sequence ATGACCTGGCTAGGCTTGTTGCTCACCACAGCAACTGTAGTAGGTGGGTTAGTACATTGTCTCACTCCCAGCTTACTGTGTCCAAGTGTCTGCGAATGCAACTTCAAAACCAAAACAGCTATCTGCGGTCTTAAGACACACGGTCTCAGCTACATTCCTGCAATACCAGGTTACGTTCGACGGTTCGCTTTACTGAATGGAAATATATCTACTGTGGACAGGCAGGTCATGTCGCCCGTTTCTAAACACAGACTTCTTTCACTGACACTTGCCACAAGCCAAATCAGAAACATATCTGAGGACGTGTTTGAGGATTTTCAGAATCTGACTTACCTCGATCTCCGAGAGAATTCAATACCTGTCCAATTGTTACAACCAGCGTTCAGAAGTCTTGGGGATAGTGTGCGAAACGTCGTTCTAAGGAATATGAACATTAGGTTTATtccatttaatttatttcagaCAAAGAAcgcaaaaaatattaaacatttggacATGGGTAACAACGACAGACTCGTAGCCGAGTTTTGCCGGCCCAACGGAAGTTCTGTTTATTCCCATCTCGGGTATATAAATCTACAAAATACCGGAATACAATCAATAAACAGTGGTTCATTTTCTTGTCTTAATTCCATTAGACATATAGAACTCAGCGAAAATCCAATCACAGTTCTTGGGAACAACAGTTTCAGCAATCTTCCCCGTTTAAACAAACTGCATCTGATGAAATTACAGTCTCTGAAAACGATAGAAGAACTGGCCTTTAACTCAACTTCCCTCGAAGAATTAATACTATCTGGCGCGTCGAAATTCAGAGACAGTACGTTCCCGGGGGATTTTCCTTTTAAATGGGCACCTCGACTTATGCAACTACAACTTCAACGAACTCGCATCGGCCTTTCCAAAAACGCTCTGCGTTCTATGTTGTTGCAGTTAAAATCCATTACGTATTTAAATCTGCAGAAGACGTGGCTCTATGAACTACCACCCGACACGCTTGGAAAACTCCCGAATCTCATTCGACTGGACCTACAAGGAAATTATTTGCCTACTTGGAGTGACAGAACCTTCGCCAACGTAACTCGCCTGCAATATTTGAATCTTGCCGGGTGCCGTATCAGTACTATTAACGAAACGTCATTTCCGGTCGAGATGCTAAAAAGCATTAAGAAGTTCAATCTTGGAAGTAATCCGTTTTTCTGCAATTGCGATTTGTTATGGTTTCGCACATGGATGAATGACGCGATGAGAAACAAGAGTATATGTTTTGTAAACTATCCGCGAACGTATTACTGCAAAAACCTAGGTAGCATTCACCTGAATAGATTTAATCCGACGCATGCCTCGTGCGTGGTTCTGAGCCCATACATCATTGCTGCTATAGCCGTCTCTGCTTTTGCTGTTGTTCTTTCAGCGGTTTCTCTCGTGGTGTACCGTAACCGCTGGAACATTCGTTACTGCATGTACTCGCGAAGAAGATGCCAGTATCAGAAGCTACCAGGCAGAGATACGGAATTAAAATTCGACGCCTTTGTGTCCTTTGATTCGCACGACATTGACTGGATGATGACAGAAGTGTGTTCTTTTCTGGAAAATGACCTGGGACTCAAGCTGTGTATTCACAGGCGAGACTTCGAGGGCGCGAAAATGATCATAGACAATATTATGGACTGCATGGAACAGAGCAAGAAGACCATTCTCGTAGTATCCAATGACTTTGCCAGGAGCCACTGGTGCCGCTGTGAGGTCCAGCTTGCCCTGTACGACCACTTTAAGAATGGCAAGGATGTGGTGATTGTCATCAGGGAGCCTGTAACCAAGAAGCTAATGTTCAAGTCTCTGAAAGCTTTGTTTGCCAGCACTACCTACATACAATGGGAGGACAGTAGAACTGTGAAGGAAGTTTTTAGATGCAGGTTGGCAAAAGCAATGGGGTGTAGAGGTGTGAACATATAG